The following are encoded together in the Pelotomaculum isophthalicicum JI genome:
- a CDS encoding PC4/YdbC family ssDNA-binding protein, translating to MDNKTNKHEFACNAGKVTEYEVKEHIDTIMVGFRGFSKEVSIVKWNDKKPVFDIRAWRVSDRDGLQYPLRGITFSKEEFIKLREILNSIDVNCIDEYM from the coding sequence ATGGATAACAAAACAAATAAGCATGAATTTGCGTGTAATGCTGGTAAGGTTACCGAGTACGAAGTAAAGGAACATATTGACACTATCATGGTGGGCTTTCGTGGATTCTCAAAGGAAGTGTCGATTGTAAAGTGGAACGACAAGAAGCCTGTGTTTGATATTAGAGCATGGCGAGTATCTGACAGAGACGGATTGCAATATCCTTTGCGTGGTATCACTTTCTCTAAGGAAGAGTTTATCAAGTTAAGGGAAATCTTGAATAGCATTGATGTGAATTGCATTGATGAATATATGTGA